In a single window of the Azospirillum thiophilum genome:
- a CDS encoding globin-coupled sensor protein yields the protein MTAARRNLENKGYPIMNVDLSNRHANRLAAFSITDGDLRLLQKNCDFAERHLPGLLQQWHRHFSAWPEIQSALTLPEVHAARVDHWTRAASGRIDSAFGDSARRLASLFYENGVPAYAVSICHYIVSSNIARELGLTGGSDDGMLAGLFGAADRRTRAAQLEALTKVAWFDMELLLETYKEAEERSKRATLDELAGNFEHSVQSIVEGTVAASNQMQAHAQRMSEIAGATSRRSSDVASETEVASASMQTVASATEQLSASIADISRHVNESSRISTSAVEEAERTKDTVSGLEAAAQRIGEVVSLINNIASQTNLLALNATIEAARAGEAGKGFAVVANEVKHLANQTAKATEDISVQIAGMQNAAGSAAEAIHGVGRTITHINEIVTTVAATVEEQAAATQEITRNVQEVAIGARRVTTSIGQVTQSSSETGDIAHEVLSAAGLLHRQADELHRGVGDFLARIRSAR from the coding sequence GTGACGGCCGCACGCAGGAATTTGGAAAATAAAGGATATCCGATTATGAATGTCGATCTGTCCAATAGGCACGCGAATCGCCTGGCTGCCTTCTCGATCACCGACGGGGATCTCCGCCTGCTGCAGAAAAACTGCGACTTCGCGGAACGACACCTTCCCGGTCTTTTGCAGCAATGGCACCGTCACTTCTCCGCTTGGCCGGAAATCCAGTCGGCTTTGACCTTGCCTGAAGTTCATGCCGCCCGTGTCGATCATTGGACGCGCGCCGCATCCGGCCGGATCGACTCTGCGTTCGGCGACTCGGCTCGCCGACTGGCGTCGCTGTTCTACGAGAATGGCGTGCCGGCCTATGCGGTTTCGATCTGCCATTACATCGTCAGTTCCAACATTGCCCGTGAACTGGGCCTGACCGGCGGCAGCGACGATGGCATGCTGGCCGGGCTGTTCGGTGCCGCCGACCGCCGCACCCGGGCCGCACAATTGGAGGCGCTGACCAAGGTGGCGTGGTTCGACATGGAACTGTTGCTGGAGACCTACAAAGAAGCGGAGGAACGCAGCAAGCGCGCCACGCTGGACGAACTTGCCGGGAACTTCGAGCACAGCGTGCAGAGCATCGTCGAGGGCACGGTCGCCGCCTCCAACCAGATGCAGGCTCACGCCCAGCGCATGTCAGAGATTGCCGGCGCCACCAGCCGCCGCTCGTCCGATGTGGCGTCGGAGACGGAAGTCGCCTCGGCAAGCATGCAGACGGTCGCCAGCGCCACGGAGCAGCTTTCGGCCTCCATCGCCGACATCAGCCGCCACGTCAACGAATCCTCCCGCATCTCGACCTCGGCGGTTGAGGAGGCCGAACGGACCAAGGATACGGTCAGCGGCCTGGAAGCGGCGGCACAGCGCATCGGCGAGGTGGTAAGCCTCATCAACAACATCGCCAGCCAGACCAACCTGTTGGCTTTGAACGCCACCATCGAGGCGGCGCGCGCCGGCGAGGCGGGCAAGGGGTTTGCCGTCGTTGCCAACGAAGTGAAGCATCTCGCCAACCAGACCGCCAAGGCGACGGAGGACATTTCCGTCCAGATCGCCGGAATGCAGAATGCCGCAGGCAGTGCCGCCGAAGCGATCCATGGGGTCGGCCGCACCATCACCCATATCAACGAGATCGTCACCACCGTCGCCGCCACGGTGGAGGAGCAGGCCGCCGCCACCCAGGAAATCACCCGCAACGTTCAGGAGGTCGCGATCGGCGCCCGCCGGGTCACCACTTCGATCGGACAGGTGACGCAATCCTCGTCGGAAACAGGCGACATCGCGCATGAAGTGCTGTCGGCCGCCGGTCTGCTGCATCGGCAGGCTGACGAACTGCATCGCGGCGTTGGCGACTTCCTGGCCCGCATCCGCTCCGCCCGCTGA
- a CDS encoding glycine betaine/L-proline ABC transporter ATP-binding protein, with product MRLAVRGLRKVFADDPRPALEMLHRGATKAEVLQRLNVSVGVVDAGFEIRAGEIFVIMGLSGSGKSTILRLLNRLVEPSEGEIRLDGRDLTRLTQAELVSVLRRDMSMVFQSFALLPNRNALENAAFGLEIAGMPRLQRRKAALAALERVGLGAYADRYPNELSGGMQQRVGLARALAKNPTIMLMDEAFSALDPLIRSDMQDELLRLQREDARTIVFISHDAEEAMRLADRIAVMEDGRIAQIGTPAEILRAPADDYVRAFFRGVDASRLLRARDIARPPSDASRGDEGEPARFRYRTDAAGHFRGVLAGGGASALFGLEPVAADAPLNTLLGRVAAAPCPLPVVEADGRLVGVISRTTLLAALDRCDGVGLGVRHG from the coding sequence GTGCGTTTGGCTGTTCGCGGCCTGCGGAAAGTGTTCGCCGACGACCCTCGTCCGGCGCTGGAAATGCTTCACCGTGGCGCCACGAAGGCTGAGGTGTTGCAAAGGCTGAACGTCAGTGTCGGGGTGGTCGATGCCGGATTCGAGATCCGGGCCGGCGAAATCTTCGTCATCATGGGATTGTCGGGCTCCGGCAAATCGACCATCCTGCGGTTGCTCAACCGGCTGGTCGAACCGTCGGAGGGGGAGATCAGGCTGGATGGTCGCGACCTGACCAGACTGACGCAGGCCGAACTGGTTTCGGTGCTACGGCGGGACATGAGCATGGTTTTCCAGTCCTTCGCCCTGTTGCCCAACCGTAATGCGCTTGAGAACGCCGCCTTCGGGTTGGAAATTGCCGGGATGCCGCGATTGCAACGGCGTAAAGCGGCACTGGCAGCCCTGGAGCGGGTGGGACTGGGCGCCTATGCCGACCGCTACCCGAACGAACTGTCGGGCGGCATGCAGCAGCGCGTCGGACTGGCCCGCGCGCTCGCCAAGAATCCAACCATCATGCTGATGGACGAGGCCTTCTCGGCACTGGACCCGCTGATCCGTTCCGACATGCAGGACGAGCTTCTCCGGCTGCAGCGCGAGGACGCGCGCACCATCGTCTTCATCTCCCACGACGCGGAGGAGGCAATGCGCCTGGCCGACCGCATCGCGGTGATGGAAGACGGGCGCATCGCCCAGATCGGGACTCCAGCCGAGATCCTGCGTGCGCCGGCCGACGACTATGTTCGCGCCTTCTTCCGTGGCGTCGATGCGTCGCGCCTGCTGCGTGCCCGCGACATAGCCCGCCCACCAAGCGACGCGAGCCGGGGTGATGAGGGAGAACCGGCGCGTTTCCGCTACCGGACCGACGCCGCCGGCCATTTCCGCGGCGTCCTGGCCGGCGGCGGCGCGTCCGCCCTGTTCGGACTTGAGCCGGTGGCTGCGGACGCACCGCTGAACACGCTGCTGGGTCGGGTTGCGGCGGCCCCCTGTCCATTGCCGGTGGTCGAAGCGGACGGCCGCCTGGTCGGCGTGATCTCGCGCACGACTTTGCTGGCGGCGCTCGACCGCTGCGACGGCGTCGGCCTCGGGGTTCGACATGGCTGA